From the Pseudomonas monsensis genome, the window TCACCGTGCGGCTGTCCGGACTCGCTTGTCCCAGGTCTGAAACCTTCCAGTCGCCGGCAAAGTACTTGTCACTGCTGCGGGTGTATTTGAAATGCGTGCCGCCGAGCGCCGCACCGTGGTTGAAACCGACGTAACCCGGCCCGGCAAAACCCACCTCCCCTGCCACGCGCTGCACCAGTTTGTTCAGGTAGAAATCCTGCCCGGCGCTGTAGCTGTCGCCGATCACCGAGACCGACAACACCTTGCCAGCCTTGCCTTCACGCCACTGGGCAAAACGCTCGCGGGCATCGCCTACCTGAACCACCGACGCTGCGACGGGATGCGCATCATCTACTGCCAACATGCAAAATTTCCTTCCGTCTGGAATGGCCCCTTCGCGAGCAAGCTCGCTCCCACAGGGATTGTGGTCATCTACAGGGATGGTATGACTTGCAGATATCCACTGTGGGAGCGAGCTTGCTCGCGAAGCTCTTAGCTGTTTTGCGTCTGCACCACCGGGACGATGGGCGCCGCCGGTTTCTTCTTCGCCACCCGCTCGCCAAGAAACAACACAGAAGTGAAATTGAATCGACTGAAAATCATCGACAACACCACCGGCCCGAGCAAGCCAAAGCTCAAGCCACCGAGCACCAGCAAGCTTTCATCCTTCACCCCCAACCGCCCCAGCACAAACCGCGACGTCGCCGCGAACAGCACATGGAACAGGAAGATCGCATAGGAATAACCACCGAGCCAGGTCAGCGCCTTCGAGCGCACATCGCTCGACAGCAAGGCGATGCACGACAGGCAACCCACGGTCAGACCGATCAGACTGCGACGATCGACAATCAACTCACGATCAATTGCCGCGACGTACAGCAACGTCAGTGAGATCAATACAAACAGCACCGGCCCGATCACCTTGAAGCGCTGCTTCAGCGCGTCGACGTTCTCCTGGCCAATCATCCCCGCCACAAAAAACGGCAACAGGTAGATCGCGCCATTGATACCGAACGCATCGAGCTTGAACGGTGGCAACAGAAACAACAGCGCCGCCAACGCGAACAACCCATACAGCCGTGTCGCCGAGCGCAGCATCCCGCGCCACTCCAGCAACCCGACAAACATGAAAATGATGAACACCGCCTGCAAGAACCAGAAGTGGTTGATCGGCACCCAGAACGACAGCAACGCGTCGACTACCCCGACCTCCTTGTTCACCCCGGGGCCCACCGCCTGCAACACCGAAAACGGCACGCCGACGCAAAACAGCGGCACGATCAAGCGTCGCACCTTCCCGCTGAAGAACGCAGAAAAGTCATTGCCACGGATTTTGTAGATCGAATAGATGTACCCGGAGATGAAGGTGAACAACGGCATGCGCACGTACACCATCGAGTCGGCAATCACCCGGAACGGCGAGCCGATGTCGATTTTCAAACCACCGCCCAGCGGCCCGATGACGTGATAAAGCACCAGCAACAGGCACGCCAGCCCGCGCAGGGTTTCGATCTCCAGGGACTTTTTCTTGCTCGACATAAAGCACCTGCCTCAATTCAGAATGCGTGATTCAACCCGCACCGGTTTGTTCGCGCGCAGCATCAAGCCGAGCCCGACGAACAACACCGGCACCACCATGGAGAAGTGCCGGGCGAAGGAACCGAAGTCCGGCTCGAACAAGCCCTGCACCAGCAGAAACGCCAGCGGAATCGCGATCAGTTCCTTGGGTTTGGTCTGGATCGGTGCGCCCTTGTAATCAGTCGAGGTGATGACCTTGAACAGCAGCAGCGCGGTCATGATCATCAACGCGACGAAGATC encodes:
- a CDS encoding acyltransferase family protein; translated protein: MSSKKKSLEIETLRGLACLLLVLYHVIGPLGGGLKIDIGSPFRVIADSMVYVRMPLFTFISGYIYSIYKIRGNDFSAFFSGKVRRLIVPLFCVGVPFSVLQAVGPGVNKEVGVVDALLSFWVPINHFWFLQAVFIIFMFVGLLEWRGMLRSATRLYGLFALAALLFLLPPFKLDAFGINGAIYLLPFFVAGMIGQENVDALKQRFKVIGPVLFVLISLTLLYVAAIDRELIVDRRSLIGLTVGCLSCIALLSSDVRSKALTWLGGYSYAIFLFHVLFAATSRFVLGRLGVKDESLLVLGGLSFGLLGPVVLSMIFSRFNFTSVLFLGERVAKKKPAAPIVPVVQTQNS